A section of the Candidatus Methylomirabilis sp. genome encodes:
- a CDS encoding metallophosphoesterase family protein: protein MSEGSAAGGTRYVIGDVHGCLIPLQRLLDKIGPGSADELVFIGDYIDRGPQSREVVELVRELPGRTTFLIGNHEKMLLDYLEGKQEALYLLNGGEETLRSYGESPVIPEAHLTFFKNLRPYYDTPDFLFVHAGIRPLVPLDRQTLEDLVWIRHEFFHFIGRFEKPVVFGHTPMREVLMREDRIGIDTGCVYGGKLTCLKLPDRELIQVRGLGRGFF, encoded by the coding sequence ATGAGCGAGGGGAGCGCAGCGGGTGGGACCCGCTATGTCATCGGGGACGTGCACGGGTGTCTCATCCCGCTGCAGCGCCTCCTGGACAAGATCGGGCCCGGCTCCGCGGACGAGCTGGTCTTCATCGGCGATTACATCGACCGGGGGCCCCAGTCTCGGGAGGTGGTGGAGCTGGTGCGGGAGCTGCCGGGGCGGACCACCTTCCTGATCGGGAACCACGAGAAGATGCTGCTGGACTACCTGGAAGGAAAGCAGGAGGCCCTCTATCTCCTCAACGGGGGGGAGGAGACCCTCCGGTCCTATGGGGAGTCGCCCGTCATTCCGGAAGCCCATCTCACCTTCTTCAAGAACCTCCGCCCCTACTACGACACACCGGACTTCCTCTTCGTGCATGCGGGGATCCGGCCGCTGGTCCCCCTGGACCGGCAGACCCTGGAGGACCTGGTCTGGATCCGGCACGAGTTCTTCCACTTCATTGGCCGCTTTGAGAAGCCGGTCGTCTTCGGCCATACCCCGATGCGGGAGGTCCTGATGCGGGAGGACCGGATCGGGATCGACACCGGCTGCGTGTACGGGGGCAAGCTGACTTGCCTGAAGCTGCCGGACCGGGAGCTCATCCAGGTTCGGGGGCTCGGCCGGGGCTTCTTCTAG